The following proteins are co-located in the Massilia litorea genome:
- a CDS encoding putative toxin-antitoxin system toxin component, PIN family produces the protein MIPTSAQPIVIDTNVCLDLFVFHDPRWAPLLGALERGDLKAVTRADCRDEYRIVLHYPHLPLDDDSRAAAAARFDALITVVAPDSKPVRLPVCTDRDDQKFLELARDAGASILITKDKALLKLGRKTLQGGLFRIMLPEAWVKLQSAAALE, from the coding sequence ATGATACCAACTTCCGCACAGCCCATCGTCATCGACACCAATGTCTGCCTCGACCTGTTCGTGTTCCACGACCCGCGCTGGGCCCCGCTGCTGGGCGCCCTCGAACGCGGCGACCTGAAGGCGGTCACGCGCGCCGATTGCCGCGACGAGTACCGCATCGTGCTGCACTACCCGCACCTGCCGCTCGACGACGACAGCCGGGCTGCCGCCGCGGCGCGTTTCGATGCGCTGATCACGGTCGTCGCGCCCGACAGCAAACCGGTCCGCCTGCCCGTCTGTACCGACCGCGACGACCAGAAATTCCTCGAACTCGCGCGCGACGCAGGCGCTTCGATCCTGATCACCAAGGACAAGGCGCTGCTGAAACTCGGGCGCAAGACCCTGCAGGGCGGCCTCTTCCGGATCATGCTGCCCGAGGCCTGGGTCAAACTGCAAAGCGCAGCCGCGCTAGAATAG
- the yaaA gene encoding peroxide stress protein YaaA — MLLVLSPAKSLDLDTPSPTAEHTLPDFTKRAAQLIGVLRDLSPGQVGDLMHISDQLATLNVARYASWTLDHAEGYRAAMAFNGDVYNGLDARSLQPAAIDFAQRHLRILSGLYGLLRPLDLIHPYRLEMGTKLATPAGKDLYAFWGETITQALNAELAATKSDALVNLASEEYFKSVKPKLLAAPVITPVFEDWKNGKYKIISFYAKRARGMMARFAIEKAITDPEALKEFDVDGYAFVPEGSTERSWLFRRKEGV; from the coding sequence ATGCTGCTTGTCCTATCGCCCGCCAAATCGCTCGACCTCGACACTCCTTCACCGACCGCCGAACACACCCTGCCGGATTTCACGAAGCGCGCCGCGCAACTGATTGGCGTGCTGCGCGACCTGTCGCCCGGCCAGGTCGGCGACCTGATGCACATCTCGGACCAGCTGGCGACGCTGAACGTGGCGCGCTACGCGAGCTGGACGCTTGACCATGCCGAGGGCTACCGGGCCGCGATGGCCTTCAATGGCGACGTCTACAACGGCCTCGATGCACGCAGCCTGCAACCCGCCGCCATCGACTTCGCCCAGCGCCATTTGCGCATCCTGTCGGGCCTGTATGGCCTGTTGCGGCCGCTCGACCTGATCCATCCCTACCGGCTGGAGATGGGCACGAAGCTGGCCACGCCTGCCGGCAAGGACCTGTACGCCTTCTGGGGCGAGACCATCACGCAGGCGCTGAACGCCGAGCTGGCCGCTACGAAATCGGACGCACTGGTCAACCTGGCTTCCGAAGAATACTTCAAGTCGGTCAAGCCGAAGCTGCTGGCCGCGCCGGTGATCACGCCCGTGTTCGAGGACTGGAAGAACGGCAAGTACAAGATCATCTCGTTCTACGCCAAGCGCGCCCGCGGCATGATGGCGCGCTTTGCGATCGAGAAGGCGATCACGGATCCGGAAGCGTTAAAGGAATTCGATGTCGACGGCTATGCCTTCGTCCCCGAAGGGTCAACGGAACGCAGCTGGCTGTTCCGCCGCAAGGAAGGCGTGTAA
- a CDS encoding tetratricopeptide repeat protein, which produces MSLINKMLQDLDARGTTRAEGVPPEIKTVAAGERRLPVRRIAFVVGGVLLALGAAAWVVFPLKGKSYDVQPAPVAKAAPAAPVSVAEVAPAPAVREEKPAQRALEADTEAPPVAREKTTEPHKAGTAASRKEAAPEPAPALRVRPAPPAADPEPQSAGSTTSWAVASERARAEQARLDKRWKAEAARLAALPAPQRRAGERKLREEQARAASKAKAEATWLAALERKEAADGTAAAPAPAPAAAGRNQGRMETESQHAENAYRRGLAALQDGRVSEAMAGLQAALRVNPRHEAARQTLVGLLIENNRGDEAMTQLQQALTLDPRQPALAMLLARLQIERGKSGIEALLRTLPYAAGSGEYHAFLGGALQRQNRFHEAAEQYQTALRTTPNNAVWWMGLGMALQGEKRNAEAADAFRQAKALGTLSPDLQAFVERRLQQVAR; this is translated from the coding sequence ATGAGCCTGATTAACAAGATGCTGCAGGACCTCGATGCGCGCGGCACCACGCGCGCCGAAGGGGTGCCGCCGGAAATCAAGACCGTCGCGGCCGGCGAACGCCGCCTGCCGGTGCGGCGCATCGCCTTTGTGGTGGGCGGCGTGCTGCTCGCCCTGGGTGCGGCGGCCTGGGTCGTGTTTCCGCTCAAGGGCAAGAGCTATGACGTACAGCCGGCGCCGGTGGCGAAGGCGGCACCTGCGGCGCCGGTGAGCGTCGCCGAAGTGGCGCCGGCGCCCGCTGTGCGCGAAGAGAAACCGGCGCAACGCGCGCTGGAAGCGGACACGGAAGCGCCGCCCGTCGCGCGCGAGAAGACCACGGAGCCGCACAAGGCCGGCACAGCGGCGAGCCGGAAGGAAGCCGCGCCCGAGCCCGCGCCGGCCCTGCGCGTCCGCCCGGCGCCGCCGGCTGCCGACCCCGAGCCGCAATCCGCAGGCAGCACCACCTCCTGGGCCGTCGCCAGCGAACGCGCCCGCGCCGAACAGGCACGCCTGGACAAGCGCTGGAAGGCCGAGGCAGCGCGCCTTGCGGCGCTGCCAGCGCCGCAACGCCGCGCGGGCGAACGCAAGCTGCGCGAGGAACAGGCGCGCGCCGCGAGCAAGGCGAAAGCGGAAGCGACATGGCTGGCTGCGCTCGAGCGCAAGGAAGCGGCGGACGGGACGGCGGCCGCACCGGCGCCTGCGCCCGCGGCCGCGGGCCGCAACCAGGGGCGGATGGAGACCGAGAGCCAGCATGCCGAAAACGCCTACCGGCGCGGCCTCGCCGCCCTGCAGGACGGGCGCGTGAGCGAAGCGATGGCCGGCCTGCAGGCGGCGCTGCGGGTCAATCCGCGCCATGAGGCGGCGCGCCAGACCCTGGTCGGCCTGCTCATCGAAAACAACCGCGGCGACGAAGCCATGACCCAGCTCCAGCAGGCCTTGACGCTCGACCCGCGCCAGCCGGCGCTGGCGATGCTGCTGGCGCGCCTGCAGATCGAGCGCGGCAAGAGCGGCATCGAAGCACTGCTGCGCACGCTGCCTTACGCCGCCGGCAGCGGCGAGTATCACGCCTTCCTCGGCGGCGCGCTGCAACGCCAGAACCGCTTTCACGAAGCGGCCGAGCAGTACCAGACCGCGCTGCGCACGACGCCGAACAACGCGGTGTGGTGGATGGGGCTCGGGATGGCGCTGCAAGGGGAGAAGCGCAACGCGGAGGCGGCGGACGCCTTCCGCCAGGCGAAGGCGCTCGGTACTTTATCGCCCGATTTGCAGGCCTTTGTGGAGCGCAGGCTGCAGCAGGTGGCACGCTGA
- the mshL gene encoding pilus (MSHA type) biogenesis protein MshL — MRHQSLLATLVSGALLAGCQSTPPHQTYDAIKREVASASAASRATAPVDDAVANALLPPASALARELPKARPALEERFNVAFNNVPAQQFFRSIVAGTRYNMLVHPDVSGSISANLKDVTLLETLDAVREMYGYDYKVDGTRITIRPLTMQTRMFHVNYLVGSRRGSSNLRVTSTSVANAANNNNNGNNQGQQGNQPNQNNQNGNNGNQNGGNSSQVASTDVNMLSDSDFWGDLKLAIGAIVGSTEGGRSVVVSPQSGVLVIRAMPEELRNVDMYLKATQLSVDRQVILEAKILEVELNEQFQSGINWASFSALGSSRSNRVATGVISPGGSLSPLPFNGGQPPVISNGQGLAASTGFSLSNAANAAGSLFGFAFQTNNFAALISLLEQQGTVHVLSSPRVAAVNNQKAVLKIGTDEFFVTGVTTTTNTSTTGNTVTPSVTLQPFFSGVVLDVTPQIDEKGNILLHVHPSVSQVTTITKGINLGSAGSLTLPLAASSTSELDSIVRGQDGQVVAVGGLMRQAATDDTSQLPGAGKVPVLGALFRNKNKVSQKRELVVLIKPTIVDSASNWSQDLLDTTRRIDTLDPRTLERK; from the coding sequence ATGCGACATCAATCCCTGCTGGCGACCCTGGTAAGCGGCGCGCTCCTCGCCGGCTGCCAGAGCACGCCGCCGCACCAGACCTACGACGCCATCAAACGCGAAGTGGCCAGCGCAAGCGCGGCCAGCCGCGCCACGGCGCCGGTCGACGATGCGGTCGCGAATGCCTTGCTGCCGCCGGCGAGCGCCCTCGCCAGGGAATTGCCGAAAGCCCGGCCGGCGCTGGAGGAACGCTTCAACGTCGCCTTCAACAACGTGCCCGCCCAGCAGTTCTTCCGTTCGATCGTGGCCGGCACCCGCTACAACATGCTGGTCCACCCCGACGTCAGCGGCAGCATCAGCGCCAACCTGAAGGACGTGACGCTGCTTGAAACGCTCGATGCCGTGCGCGAGATGTACGGCTACGACTACAAGGTCGACGGCACCCGCATCACGATCCGCCCGCTGACGATGCAGACCCGGATGTTCCACGTGAACTACCTGGTCGGCAGCCGGCGCGGCTCCTCGAACCTGCGCGTGACCTCGACCTCGGTGGCGAATGCCGCCAACAATAACAACAACGGCAACAACCAGGGGCAGCAGGGCAACCAGCCGAACCAGAACAACCAGAACGGGAACAACGGCAACCAGAACGGCGGCAACAGCTCGCAGGTCGCCAGCACCGACGTCAACATGCTGTCCGACAGCGATTTCTGGGGCGACCTCAAACTCGCGATCGGCGCCATCGTCGGCTCGACCGAGGGCGGGCGCAGCGTCGTCGTCAGCCCGCAGTCGGGCGTGCTGGTGATCCGCGCGATGCCGGAAGAGCTGCGCAACGTCGACATGTACCTGAAGGCGACCCAACTGTCGGTCGACCGCCAGGTGATCCTGGAAGCGAAGATCCTCGAGGTCGAGCTGAACGAGCAGTTCCAGAGCGGGATCAACTGGGCCAGTTTCTCGGCGCTCGGCAGTTCGCGCAGCAACCGCGTCGCCACCGGCGTGATCTCGCCCGGCGGCTCGCTGTCGCCGCTGCCCTTCAACGGCGGCCAGCCGCCCGTGATCAGCAACGGCCAGGGCCTGGCCGCCAGCACCGGCTTCTCGCTCTCGAACGCGGCGAATGCGGCCGGCTCGCTGTTCGGCTTTGCCTTCCAGACGAATAATTTCGCGGCCCTGATTTCGCTGCTCGAGCAGCAGGGCACGGTGCACGTGCTTTCCAGCCCGCGCGTGGCCGCGGTGAATAACCAGAAGGCCGTGCTGAAGATCGGCACCGACGAATTCTTCGTGACCGGCGTGACTACCACCACCAACACCAGCACCACCGGTAACACGGTGACGCCGAGCGTGACGCTGCAGCCCTTCTTCTCGGGCGTGGTGCTGGACGTGACGCCGCAGATCGACGAAAAGGGCAACATCCTGCTGCACGTGCACCCGTCGGTCAGCCAGGTGACGACCATCACCAAGGGCATCAATCTCGGTTCGGCCGGTTCGCTGACGCTGCCGCTGGCCGCGTCCTCGACCTCGGAACTGGACAGCATCGTCCGCGGCCAGGACGGGCAGGTGGTGGCCGTGGGCGGCCTGATGCGCCAGGCCGCGACCGACGACACCAGCCAGCTGCCGGGCGCCGGCAAGGTGCCGGTGCTGGGCGCGCTGTTCCGCAACAAGAACAAGGTCAGCCAGAAGCGCGAGCTGGTCGTGCTGATCAAGCCGACCATCGTCGACAGCGCCAGCAACTGGAGCCAGGACCTGCTGGACACGACGCGCCGCATCGATACGCTGGACCCGCGTACCCTGGAGCGCAAGTAA
- a CDS encoding ExeA family protein, giving the protein MYAAHFGLRELPFGITPDTSFFFGSPRSQEALNTLLIAARSGEGFIKITGEVGTGKTLLCRKFMATLGDDFVTAYIPNPFLEPRTLMLALADELEVPLERNVDQHRLLKSIMQRLLDLARQGKRVLLCLDEAQAIPVESLEALRLLTNLETEKRKLLQIVLFGQPELNRKLELDSIRQLAQRITFHYHLGPLSRDDLDFYLAHRLRVAGYTGARLFSPGAVKALYRASGGIPRLVNIMAHKALMLAYGEGRQQVATTHVNGAARDTVAPKRRLWPWLAGAGALAGMAASLAWTFTR; this is encoded by the coding sequence ATGTACGCGGCGCATTTCGGCTTGCGCGAACTGCCGTTCGGGATCACCCCGGACACGAGCTTCTTTTTCGGCAGTCCGCGCTCGCAGGAAGCGCTCAATACCTTGCTGATCGCCGCGCGTAGCGGCGAAGGCTTCATCAAGATCACGGGCGAAGTCGGCACCGGCAAGACCCTCCTGTGCCGCAAGTTCATGGCGACCCTGGGCGACGATTTCGTCACCGCTTATATCCCGAACCCTTTCCTCGAGCCGCGCACCCTGATGCTGGCGCTGGCCGACGAACTCGAAGTGCCGCTCGAACGCAACGTCGACCAGCACCGCCTGCTGAAATCGATCATGCAGCGCCTGCTCGACCTGGCGCGCCAGGGCAAGCGCGTGCTGCTCTGCCTGGACGAGGCGCAGGCGATTCCGGTCGAGAGCCTGGAAGCGCTGCGCCTGCTGACCAACCTGGAGACGGAAAAGAGGAAGCTGCTGCAGATCGTCCTGTTCGGCCAGCCGGAACTGAACCGCAAGCTGGAACTCGATTCGATCCGCCAGCTGGCCCAGCGCATCACCTTCCACTATCATCTCGGGCCGCTGTCGCGCGACGACCTCGATTTCTACCTGGCGCACCGCCTGCGCGTGGCAGGCTACACTGGCGCGCGCCTGTTCTCGCCCGGCGCCGTCAAGGCCCTGTACCGCGCCAGCGGCGGCATCCCGCGCCTGGTCAACATCATGGCGCACAAGGCGCTGATGCTGGCCTACGGCGAGGGCAGGCAACAGGTGGCGACCACCCATGTGAATGGCGCCGCGCGCGACACGGTCGCGCCCAAGCGCCGCCTGTGGCCCTGGCTGGCCGGTGCGGGTGCGCTGGCCGGGATGGCGGCCTCGCTTGCCTGGACGTTTACTCGATGA
- a CDS encoding pyridoxal phosphate-dependent aminotransferase: MSTPALQSRLPSVGTTVFTTMSALAAQHGAVNLGQGFPDFGCDPKLLDAVNEAMRAGHNQYPPMTGVPALREAIAAKIGQLYGHAYDAATEITVTAGATQAVTTAILCCVHPGEEAIVIEPAYDSYAPAITLAGGTVVPLEMEVGEDGYSVPWQKLAAAVTPRTRLIVINSPHNPTGSILRRADLEQLAAIVAGTDILILSDEVYEHMVYDGERHVSVASHPQLAERAFVVSSFGKTYHVTGWKVGYVAAPAVLSAEFRKVHQYNVFTVNTPMQHGLANYMADPGPWLGLSDFYQRKRDLFRAGLAGTRLRLLPADGTYFQCVDYRAVSDLPEAQFAQWLTTELKVAAIPVSAFYSSARESGIVRFCFAKQDETLRLALERLAAI, encoded by the coding sequence ATGAGCACCCCTGCCCTGCAATCGCGCCTGCCGTCGGTCGGCACCACCGTTTTCACCACCATGTCGGCGCTGGCGGCCCAGCATGGCGCCGTCAACCTCGGCCAGGGTTTCCCCGACTTCGGCTGCGATCCGAAGCTGCTCGATGCGGTGAACGAGGCCATGCGCGCCGGCCACAACCAGTATCCGCCGATGACGGGCGTGCCGGCGCTGAGGGAGGCGATTGCGGCCAAGATCGGCCAGCTGTACGGCCATGCCTACGACGCGGCCACCGAGATCACCGTCACCGCCGGCGCCACCCAGGCCGTGACCACCGCCATCCTGTGCTGTGTCCATCCGGGCGAGGAAGCCATCGTCATCGAGCCTGCCTACGACAGCTATGCGCCGGCGATCACGCTGGCGGGCGGCACCGTGGTGCCGCTGGAGATGGAAGTGGGCGAGGACGGCTACAGCGTCCCCTGGCAGAAGCTCGCGGCCGCGGTCACGCCGCGCACCCGGCTCATCGTCATCAACTCGCCGCACAACCCGACCGGTTCCATCCTGCGCCGCGCCGACCTCGAGCAGCTGGCGGCGATCGTCGCCGGCACCGACATCCTGATCCTGTCCGACGAGGTCTACGAGCACATGGTCTACGACGGCGAGCGCCATGTCTCGGTCGCCAGCCATCCGCAGCTGGCCGAGCGCGCCTTCGTCGTCTCGAGTTTCGGCAAGACCTATCACGTGACCGGCTGGAAGGTCGGCTACGTGGCGGCCCCGGCCGTGCTGTCGGCCGAGTTTCGCAAGGTCCACCAGTACAACGTGTTCACGGTGAATACGCCGATGCAGCATGGCCTGGCCAACTACATGGCCGACCCGGGGCCTTGGCTCGGGCTCTCGGATTTCTACCAGCGCAAGCGCGACCTGTTCCGCGCCGGACTGGCGGGCACGCGTTTGCGCCTGCTGCCGGCCGACGGGACGTATTTCCAGTGCGTCGACTACCGCGCGGTGTCGGATTTGCCGGAAGCGCAGTTTGCGCAGTGGCTGACGACGGAACTGAAGGTGGCGGCGATTCCGGTGTCGGCGTTCTACAGCAGCGCCAGGGAATCGGGGATCGTGCGCTTCTGCTTTGCGAAGCAGGATGAGACCCTGCGCCTTGCGCTCGAACGCCTGGCCGCGATTTAA
- a CDS encoding outer membrane protein assembly factor BamD — translation MQKKLLVVVAMSALFGLSGCGLLPEKTDETAKWSAEKLYAEAREEMAGAHYEAAIKLFQRLEASYPFGTYATQAQMEIAYAQYKAQDQAEALASVERFIKLHPNHPQVDYMYYLRGLINFNDQIGFLSVIYSQDPTERDPRATREAFAAFKALADKFPNSKYAPDAIARMNYLINAMASYEVHVANYYYRRGAYLAAVNRAQNAVSDYAEAPAREEALFIMIRSYDKLGMLPLRDDAQRVFTLNYPNSRFLNPNASGDAPWWKFWSKSGPKPAPKDALK, via the coding sequence ATGCAAAAAAAACTGTTGGTGGTGGTTGCTATGAGTGCCCTGTTCGGTCTGTCGGGCTGCGGGCTCTTGCCTGAGAAAACCGACGAGACCGCAAAGTGGTCAGCGGAGAAATTATACGCTGAGGCACGCGAAGAGATGGCCGGCGCCCATTACGAGGCGGCGATCAAGTTGTTCCAGCGCCTCGAAGCGAGCTATCCGTTCGGCACCTACGCCACCCAGGCGCAGATGGAAATTGCGTACGCGCAGTACAAAGCCCAGGACCAGGCCGAAGCCCTGGCCTCGGTCGAGCGCTTCATCAAGCTGCACCCGAACCACCCGCAAGTCGATTACATGTACTACCTGCGCGGCCTGATCAACTTCAACGACCAGATCGGCTTCCTGAGCGTGATCTATTCGCAGGACCCGACCGAGCGCGACCCGCGCGCGACGCGCGAAGCCTTCGCCGCGTTCAAGGCCCTGGCCGACAAGTTCCCGAACAGTAAGTATGCGCCGGACGCGATCGCCCGCATGAACTACCTGATCAATGCGATGGCGTCCTACGAAGTGCACGTGGCGAATTACTACTACCGCCGCGGGGCCTACCTGGCCGCCGTCAACCGCGCCCAGAACGCCGTGTCCGATTATGCCGAAGCACCGGCACGCGAGGAAGCGCTGTTCATCATGATCCGCAGCTACGACAAGCTCGGCATGCTGCCGCTGCGCGACGACGCCCAGCGCGTGTTCACCCTGAACTACCCGAACAGCCGCTTCCTGAACCCTAACGCCAGCGGCGATGCGCCGTGGTGGAAGTTCTGGTCGAAGTCGGGACCGAAGCCGGCGCCGAAGGATGCGTTGAAATAA